The Bordetella sp. FB-8 genome includes a window with the following:
- a CDS encoding helix-turn-helix transcriptional regulator, whose protein sequence is MFLTSQQTNLLSQIVALLAEPFDEKSVRTQLGELLLRLLRADCYASYVWDDKQRVFVDRIALNMSDDNLGTYEAYYQFHDPITHRLRQCREPTRVTQILAQRELVKTEFFNDFLRRDGLFWGVNLYASVDGENTADMRIWRGRGGEDFNDTDLTLLKMITPAYGAALRRCRQQSWLECPARGSGPTALDDKLTAREAEIVRLAASGLPDKEIARRLRISFTTVRTHLEHAFRKLDVVNRVQLAALVR, encoded by the coding sequence ATGTTTCTGACCAGCCAGCAAACCAACCTGCTGTCGCAAATCGTCGCCTTGCTCGCCGAACCGTTCGACGAAAAGTCCGTGCGCACGCAACTCGGGGAGTTGCTGTTGCGTTTACTGCGCGCCGATTGCTATGCCTCGTACGTGTGGGACGACAAGCAGCGTGTTTTTGTCGATCGGATAGCGCTGAACATGTCCGACGATAATCTCGGAACCTACGAGGCGTATTATCAATTCCACGACCCGATCACACACCGCTTGCGCCAATGCCGTGAGCCGACTCGCGTGACGCAGATCCTGGCGCAGCGTGAGCTGGTCAAGACCGAATTCTTCAACGATTTTCTCCGGCGCGACGGACTGTTTTGGGGCGTCAACCTGTATGCCAGCGTCGACGGCGAAAATACGGCGGACATGCGCATCTGGCGGGGGCGAGGGGGAGAAGACTTCAACGATACCGACCTGACGCTATTGAAGATGATCACGCCGGCTTACGGCGCTGCCTTGCGTCGTTGCCGGCAGCAGTCCTGGCTCGAATGCCCGGCGCGGGGATCTGGTCCGACTGCCCTCGACGACAAACTCACTGCCCGCGAAGCCGAAATCGTCCGGCTTGCCGCCAGCGGTCTACCTGACAAGGAAATCGCCCGTCGCTTGCGGATATCCTTCACCACCGTGCGCACGCACCTGGAACACGCGTTTCGCAAGCTCGATGTGGTCAATCGTGTGCAGCTCGCTGCACTGGTTCGATAA
- a CDS encoding methyl-accepting chemotaxis protein: MESITLSKKLWGIVVLLWLGIVSIVAINAWLNREAMIHERENSLRQQVEMAASLIDSYVAKVNDKTMSLSDAQKAVIAQLRPMRYNADKSGYFAIYRMADHMMLMLPPNPKRENHNVDSRDINGLDITEEIIKHAQLDSPSHISKYWFPKPGNPKPLLKLTYSLAIPAWDWSISIGAWVDDIDQAFYAQLWRILVLTLVVGLIITSGILWVMRSIRKSLGGEPEYAAGIAGRIADGDLAGTVRVGQDDRRSLLYAMQRMQDSLTRTVTAVRRGVQEINVGSREIAEGNADLSSRTEEQAASLEQTAASMEQLAATVKQNAENARQANQLAASASEVAVRGGSAVSEVVDTMQAISASSNKISEIVSVIDGIAFQTNILALNAAVEAARAGEQGKGFAVVAGEVRTLAQRSAQAAKEIKQLIEDSVGKVAVGSNQVERAGATMQEIVASVKRVTDIMGEISAASQEQSSGIDQVNLAVTQMDETTQQNAALVEQAAAAAGSLEEQARQLAQAVSVFKLREGADVIEVTARPVVERAARSPEPKLEAKSAQAVKAVSVKQARPARAPVKLAAPAKPAAPKSRAPAPADDKSEWESF, encoded by the coding sequence GTGGAATCCATAACACTGAGCAAGAAGCTCTGGGGTATCGTGGTGCTGCTGTGGCTGGGGATCGTGAGCATCGTGGCGATCAATGCGTGGCTCAATCGCGAGGCGATGATCCACGAGCGGGAGAATTCGCTCAGGCAGCAGGTCGAGATGGCGGCCAGCCTGATCGACAGCTACGTCGCCAAGGTCAACGACAAGACCATGTCGTTGAGCGACGCGCAGAAAGCGGTCATCGCGCAATTGCGGCCCATGCGCTACAACGCGGACAAGAGCGGTTATTTCGCCATTTACCGGATGGCGGACCATATGATGCTGATGCTGCCGCCGAATCCCAAGCGCGAGAACCATAATGTCGATTCCAGGGACATCAATGGTTTGGACATCACCGAGGAGATTATCAAGCACGCACAACTCGACTCGCCCAGCCATATCAGTAAATACTGGTTTCCCAAGCCGGGAAATCCCAAACCGCTGCTGAAGCTGACCTACAGCCTGGCCATCCCTGCCTGGGACTGGTCGATTTCTATCGGCGCCTGGGTTGACGACATCGATCAGGCGTTTTACGCGCAGCTCTGGCGCATCCTGGTATTGACGCTGGTGGTGGGCCTGATCATCACATCCGGCATTTTGTGGGTGATGCGCAGCATCCGCAAGAGTCTGGGCGGCGAGCCCGAGTACGCGGCGGGGATTGCCGGGCGCATTGCTGACGGCGACCTGGCCGGGACGGTCAGGGTCGGGCAGGACGACAGGCGCAGCCTGTTGTATGCGATGCAGCGCATGCAGGACAGCCTGACGCGCACGGTGACGGCGGTGCGCCGCGGGGTGCAAGAGATCAATGTTGGGTCCAGGGAAATCGCCGAAGGCAACGCGGATCTGTCCTCGCGCACGGAGGAGCAGGCGGCTTCGCTGGAGCAGACGGCTGCCTCGATGGAGCAGTTGGCTGCGACGGTCAAGCAAAATGCCGAGAACGCGCGCCAGGCCAATCAGCTGGCGGCCAGCGCCTCGGAGGTGGCGGTGCGCGGGGGTTCGGCGGTGTCCGAGGTGGTGGACACCATGCAGGCGATCTCGGCCAGTTCGAACAAGATCTCGGAGATTGTGTCGGTGATTGACGGCATTGCGTTCCAGACCAATATTTTGGCGCTGAACGCGGCGGTGGAGGCGGCGCGCGCGGGCGAGCAGGGCAAGGGTTTTGCGGTGGTGGCGGGCGAGGTGCGCACGCTGGCTCAGCGCAGCGCGCAGGCGGCCAAGGAGATCAAGCAGTTGATCGAGGACTCGGTGGGCAAGGTGGCGGTCGGATCGAACCAGGTCGAGCGCGCGGGTGCGACGATGCAGGAGATTGTGGCCTCGGTCAAGCGGGTGACTGACATCATGGGCGAGATTTCGGCGGCATCTCAGGAGCAGTCCAGCGGCATTGACCAGGTGAACCTGGCGGTGACGCAGATGGATGAGACCACGCAGCAAAACGCGGCGCTGGTGGAGCAGGCGGCCGCGGCCGCGGGTTCGCTGGAGGAGCAGGCCAGGCAACTGGCGCAGGCGGTGTCTGTCTTCAAGTTGCGCGAGGGCGCGGATGTGATCGAGGTGACGGCAAGGCCGGTGGTCGAGCGGGCGGCGCGCAGTCCCGAGCCCAAGCTGGAAGCCAAGTCGGCGCAGGCGGTCAAGGCGGTTTCGGTCAAGCAAGCCAGGCCGGCCAGGGCGCCGGTCAAGCTGGCGGCCCCGGCCAAGCCTGCGGCTCCCAAGTCCAGGGCGCCCGCGCCGGCCGACGACAAGAGCGAGTGGGAGTCGTTCTGA
- a CDS encoding NAD(P)/FAD-dependent oxidoreductase: protein MAIIPNMRTRITAAQPFSYVDNLFNYGAFIQGATTSIGTLPAAQQKMPIAVIGSGIAGLVAAYELMRAGALSVDIYEASPRFGGRAYSATFPGGPAGFLAELGAMRFPPSEFGLFTYLDRFGIAYSPNFPDPGKVDTKIGYQGRTYDWPAGGQPPAIFNIVNAGWNAFVSDGYQVPGGPALLAPAKITALLEAGDLTDAQSAWQQYIDVFENVSFYDGLVHMFTGANPPGGTPWAFPSDFQLFGALGLGSGGFGPLYAIGFLELVRLIVNELETSQQFVPGGIQSLATAFYKQNINGIVLGSRIQLGTAVMSVMPGAQGQPVLTLSNGKRVQYGRVVVATSNRAMQIDMGLSSSLEILNAAQSSALNEVHMTSSSKVFVLTKNKFWLANAGLPANIQTDTLVRGVYCLDYTPGNPNDPGVVLLSYTWEDDSIKQMAITDKQARVKRLVADVAQTSPAFASFVVPLNNDYENNVQMMDWDLQPYYYGAFKLNFPGDDGLSNQLFFQYMSSNNPSIDKYVYLAGDSLSYTGGWIEGAVQTGVNGACAVIRSLGGTFYTFANPIDTQNPKAYNYYP, encoded by the coding sequence ATGGCCATTATTCCGAATATGAGGACGCGCATTACGGCAGCTCAGCCGTTTTCCTATGTCGATAATCTTTTCAATTACGGAGCTTTCATACAAGGTGCGACGACTTCAATAGGCACCCTGCCGGCAGCTCAACAAAAAATGCCAATTGCCGTGATCGGATCTGGAATCGCGGGTCTAGTCGCTGCGTATGAATTAATGCGCGCGGGCGCGCTGAGCGTTGATATCTACGAAGCCTCGCCGCGTTTCGGCGGGCGCGCCTACAGCGCCACTTTTCCCGGCGGCCCGGCCGGTTTTCTGGCGGAGTTGGGCGCCATGCGCTTTCCGCCCAGTGAATTCGGCTTATTCACGTATTTGGATCGCTTCGGTATTGCCTATTCGCCCAATTTTCCTGATCCCGGGAAGGTCGACACCAAGATTGGCTACCAGGGGAGGACCTATGATTGGCCGGCAGGGGGGCAGCCACCTGCCATCTTCAATATCGTCAACGCAGGATGGAACGCCTTCGTCAGCGACGGGTACCAAGTGCCCGGCGGGCCAGCGCTGCTTGCGCCGGCAAAAATTACGGCCTTGCTTGAGGCAGGTGATCTGACCGACGCACAAAGCGCTTGGCAGCAATATATCGACGTGTTCGAGAATGTCTCGTTCTACGACGGTCTGGTGCATATGTTTACCGGCGCCAATCCGCCGGGAGGCACGCCCTGGGCGTTCCCTTCGGATTTTCAGTTGTTCGGCGCGCTGGGTTTGGGTTCCGGCGGATTCGGACCACTCTATGCAATAGGCTTTTTGGAGCTGGTGCGCCTGATCGTCAACGAACTGGAGACTAGTCAGCAATTCGTGCCCGGAGGCATTCAGTCGCTTGCTACGGCCTTCTACAAGCAGAACATCAACGGCATCGTGCTCGGTAGCCGCATCCAACTCGGCACGGCGGTTATGTCCGTCATGCCGGGCGCGCAGGGACAGCCTGTGCTGACATTGTCGAACGGCAAACGGGTGCAATACGGCCGCGTCGTCGTCGCTACCAGCAACCGTGCCATGCAGATCGACATGGGTTTGTCATCGAGTCTCGAGATTCTGAATGCGGCCCAGTCCAGCGCGCTCAACGAAGTGCACATGACAAGCTCGTCCAAGGTTTTCGTATTGACCAAGAACAAGTTCTGGCTGGCGAATGCCGGTCTGCCCGCCAATATCCAGACCGACACCTTGGTGCGGGGCGTCTATTGCCTGGATTACACGCCTGGCAATCCGAACGATCCCGGTGTCGTGCTGCTGAGCTATACCTGGGAAGACGATTCGATAAAGCAAATGGCGATCACGGATAAGCAGGCGCGCGTAAAACGGCTAGTAGCCGACGTGGCGCAGACCAGCCCGGCCTTCGCGAGCTTTGTCGTGCCGCTTAACAACGATTATGAAAACAACGTGCAGATGATGGATTGGGACTTGCAGCCCTACTATTACGGAGCCTTCAAGCTGAACTTCCCCGGCGATGACGGGTTGAGCAACCAGCTGTTTTTCCAATATATGTCTTCGAACAATCCGTCGATCGATAAATATGTCTATCTGGCGGGCGATTCCCTTTCGTACACCGGAGGCTGGATCGAGGGTGCGGTGCAAACCGGGGTCAACGGAGCTTGCGCGGTGATCCGCAGCCTGGGTGGGACGTTCTACACGTTTGCCAACCCCATCGACACGCAAAATCCGAAGGCATACAACTATTATCCCTGA
- a CDS encoding methyl-accepting chemotaxis protein, protein MESITLSKKLWGIVVLLWLGIVGLVVVNAWLSRTAMIHEREQALAEHVEMAISLIDSYKARAESGDMPLQQAQHMALEQIRPMRYGADKSGYIAIYNTHEVALLVPPLPKVEGTKPNFKDPNGVNISQMLVERGLPGVTDHVSHFMFPKPGQAKPIPKMGYSLGVPGWNWVVFAGAYIDDINQAFYAQLWRILALTLVVGLIVTSGILWVMRSIRKSLGGEPEYAAGIAGRIADGDLAGTVRVGQDDRRSLLYAMQRMQDSLTRTVTAVRRGVQEINVGSREIAEGNADLSSRTEEQAASLEQTAASMEQLAATVKQNAENARQANQLAASASEVAVRGGSAVSEVVDTMQAISASSNKISEIVSVIDGIAFQTNILALNAAVEAARAGEQGKGFAVVAGEVRTLAQRSAQAAKEIKQLIEDSVGKVAVGSNQVERAGATMQEIVASVKRVTDIMGEISAASQEQSSGIDQVNLAVTQMDETTQQNAALVEQAAAAAGSLEEQARQLAQAVSVFKLREGADVIEVTARPVVERAARSPEPKLEAKSAQAVKAVSVKQARPARAPVKLAAPAKPAAPKSRAPAPADDKSEWESF, encoded by the coding sequence GTGGAATCCATAACACTTAGCAAGAAGCTCTGGGGCATCGTGGTGCTGCTGTGGCTGGGCATCGTGGGTCTGGTCGTGGTCAACGCTTGGCTGAGCCGTACGGCAATGATCCATGAGCGCGAGCAGGCCCTGGCCGAGCACGTCGAGATGGCCATCAGCCTGATCGACAGCTACAAGGCCAGGGCCGAGAGCGGCGACATGCCATTGCAGCAAGCCCAGCACATGGCCTTGGAACAGATCCGCCCCATGCGCTATGGCGCGGATAAGAGCGGCTACATTGCCATCTACAACACCCATGAGGTTGCTCTCCTGGTTCCGCCGTTGCCGAAAGTTGAGGGTACCAAGCCCAACTTTAAGGATCCGAACGGGGTGAATATCTCCCAGATGCTCGTCGAGCGTGGCTTGCCCGGTGTGACCGATCACGTCAGCCATTTTATGTTCCCCAAACCGGGTCAAGCCAAGCCCATCCCGAAGATGGGTTATAGCCTGGGCGTGCCGGGTTGGAACTGGGTGGTTTTTGCCGGTGCCTATATCGACGACATCAATCAGGCCTTCTATGCTCAGCTCTGGCGCATTTTGGCGCTGACGCTGGTGGTGGGTCTGATCGTGACATCCGGCATTTTGTGGGTGATGCGCAGCATCCGCAAGAGTCTGGGCGGCGAGCCCGAGTACGCGGCGGGGATTGCCGGGCGCATTGCTGACGGCGACCTGGCCGGGACGGTCAGGGTCGGGCAGGACGACAGGCGCAGCCTGTTGTATGCGATGCAGCGCATGCAGGACAGCCTGACGCGCACGGTGACGGCGGTGCGCCGCGGGGTGCAAGAGATCAATGTTGGGTCCAGGGAAATCGCCGAAGGCAACGCGGATCTGTCCTCGCGCACGGAGGAGCAGGCGGCTTCGCTGGAGCAGACGGCTGCCTCGATGGAGCAGTTGGCTGCGACGGTCAAGCAAAATGCCGAGAACGCGCGCCAGGCCAATCAGCTGGCGGCCAGCGCCTCGGAGGTGGCGGTGCGCGGGGGTTCGGCGGTGTCCGAGGTGGTGGACACCATGCAGGCGATCTCGGCCAGTTCGAACAAGATCTCGGAGATTGTGTCGGTGATTGACGGCATTGCGTTCCAGACCAATATTTTGGCGCTGAACGCGGCGGTGGAGGCGGCGCGCGCGGGCGAGCAGGGCAAGGGTTTTGCGGTGGTGGCGGGCGAGGTGCGCACGCTGGCTCAGCGCAGCGCGCAGGCGGCCAAGGAGATCAAGCAGTTGATCGAGGACTCGGTGGGCAAGGTGGCGGTCGGATCGAACCAGGTCGAGCGCGCGGGTGCGACGATGCAGGAGATTGTGGCCTCGGTCAAGCGGGTGACTGACATCATGGGCGAGATTTCGGCGGCATCTCAGGAGCAGTCCAGCGGCATTGACCAGGTGAACCTGGCGGTGACGCAGATGGATGAGACCACGCAGCAAAACGCGGCGCTGGTGGAGCAGGCGGCCGCGGCCGCGGGTTCGCTGGAGGAGCAGGCCAGGCAACTGGCGCAGGCGGTGTCTGTCTTCAAGTTGCGCGAGGGCGCGGATGTGATCGAGGTGACGGCAAGGCCGGTGGTCGAGCGGGCGGCGCGCAGTCCCGAGCCCAAGCTGGAAGCCAAGTCGGCGCAGGCGGTCAAGGCGGTTTCGGTCAAGCAAGCCAGGCCGGCCAGGGCGCCGGTCAAGCTGGCGGCCCCGGCCAAGCCTGCGGCTCCCAAGTCCAGGGCGCCCGCGCCGGCCGACGACAAGAGCGAGTGGGAGTCGTTCTGA
- the hpnE gene encoding hydroxysqualene dehydroxylase HpnE → MKIAVVGAGWSGLAAATSLREAGAHVTVFEAGRTPGGRARRVAQPGFDTMLDNGQHILLGAYSETLALMRRLGRNPDTLLLRRPMRLASLDGRFRLSAPTLAPPWHGAVALLSARGLSWRDKLAAARFVRSLQACGWKPVSVWTVAELLHHRHQPPAVVDRLWTPLCLAALNTPPEEASAELFASVLRDTLTGHLRDSDMLLPCVDLSSLWPDAAALRLTMRYHSTVRHMQIDADSVEIAGERFDAAVLAVPPQIAARLLEDAPRAPGMTELLRNLQSFGYQPIATLNLKLAQPWLLPEPMLMLREDRTRNHWGQWLFDRSRLTGRGAELAVVASAASALADMPKTAAIAALIEQIRGQASVGGLTAMPAVEQAELYVEKRATFSARPRQPRPSNATPWPRLALAGDWTDTGYPGVLEGAVRSGLQAADALLARRSSP, encoded by the coding sequence ATGAAAATCGCCGTTGTCGGCGCCGGCTGGTCTGGCCTGGCCGCTGCCACATCCCTGCGCGAAGCCGGCGCCCATGTCACGGTGTTCGAGGCGGGCCGCACACCTGGCGGCCGCGCGCGCCGCGTGGCCCAGCCGGGCTTTGACACCATGCTGGACAACGGCCAGCACATTCTGCTGGGAGCCTACTCGGAAACGCTGGCACTGATGCGGCGCCTGGGGCGCAATCCGGACACACTGCTGCTGCGCCGCCCGATGCGGTTGGCCAGCCTGGACGGCCGCTTCCGGCTATCGGCCCCCACTCTGGCGCCGCCCTGGCACGGCGCAGTCGCGCTCCTGAGCGCGCGCGGGCTGAGCTGGCGCGACAAGCTCGCGGCGGCTCGTTTCGTGCGCAGCTTGCAGGCCTGCGGCTGGAAACCGGTGTCCGTATGGACCGTGGCCGAGCTGCTGCACCATCGACACCAGCCTCCCGCCGTCGTCGACCGGCTCTGGACTCCGCTGTGCCTGGCAGCTCTGAACACGCCGCCTGAAGAGGCCAGCGCCGAACTCTTCGCCAGCGTTCTTCGCGATACGCTGACCGGGCACCTGCGCGACAGCGATATGCTGCTTCCCTGCGTGGACCTGTCTTCCCTGTGGCCGGACGCGGCGGCACTGCGCCTGACCATGCGTTACCACAGCACGGTGCGTCACATGCAGATCGATGCGGATTCCGTGGAAATTGCGGGGGAGCGCTTTGATGCCGCGGTGCTGGCCGTGCCGCCCCAGATCGCCGCGCGCCTGCTGGAGGACGCGCCGCGGGCGCCTGGCATGACAGAGCTGTTGCGGAATCTGCAAAGCTTCGGCTACCAGCCCATCGCCACGCTGAACCTGAAGCTGGCCCAGCCCTGGCTCCTGCCCGAACCCATGCTGATGCTGCGCGAAGACCGCACGCGCAATCATTGGGGGCAATGGCTTTTCGATCGTTCCAGGCTGACCGGGCGCGGCGCCGAACTGGCCGTGGTCGCCAGCGCGGCAAGCGCCCTGGCGGACATGCCCAAGACGGCCGCCATCGCAGCGCTGATCGAGCAGATACGCGGTCAGGCCTCGGTCGGCGGGCTGACCGCCATGCCCGCCGTCGAGCAAGCCGAACTCTATGTCGAAAAGCGCGCCACGTTCTCGGCCCGCCCCAGACAGCCCAGGCCGAGCAATGCCACGCCCTGGCCCAGGCTGGCGCTGGCGGGCGACTGGACCGACACCGGCTATCCCGGCGTGCTCGAAGGCGCGGTGCGCAGCGGTCTGCAGGCCGCCGACGCCTTGCTGGCACGCCGATCAAGCCCGTAG
- the hpnD gene encoding presqualene diphosphate synthase HpnD, with protein sequence MTPDDYCQDKAAKSGSSFYYAFLFLPPERRRAINALYAFCREVDDVVDNAGDESVARIKLTWWRTQVDKMFDGTPEHPVTRALQPHLQACDITRERLLAVIDGMEMDLDQSRYLDWPGLRKYCWLAAGVVGEMSAGVFGHSEASTLDYAGKLGLAFQLTNIIRDVGDDARRGRIYLPVDDLQQFQVKAADILNGVYSDRFTALMRFQTQRARELYREAALALPEADRRAQRPGLMMAAIYYDLLAEIERDEWRVLHQRISLTPLRKLWLAWKTWVGGGRGLLRRLAHGQAKNSA encoded by the coding sequence ATGACCCCTGACGACTACTGCCAGGACAAGGCCGCCAAGAGCGGTTCGAGCTTCTACTACGCCTTTCTCTTTTTGCCGCCTGAACGGCGCCGCGCGATCAATGCGCTGTATGCCTTCTGCCGCGAAGTGGACGACGTGGTGGACAACGCCGGCGATGAATCCGTGGCCCGCATCAAGCTGACCTGGTGGCGCACGCAGGTCGACAAGATGTTCGACGGCACACCCGAGCATCCGGTTACCCGCGCCCTGCAGCCGCACCTTCAGGCCTGCGACATCACGCGCGAGCGCCTGCTGGCCGTGATCGACGGCATGGAAATGGATCTTGACCAGAGCCGCTACCTGGACTGGCCCGGTCTGCGCAAATACTGCTGGCTCGCGGCCGGCGTAGTGGGCGAAATGTCGGCAGGCGTGTTCGGCCATAGCGAGGCGAGCACGCTGGACTATGCCGGCAAGCTGGGGTTGGCCTTTCAGCTCACCAACATCATCCGCGACGTGGGCGACGACGCCCGCCGCGGCCGCATCTACCTGCCTGTCGACGACCTGCAGCAGTTCCAGGTCAAGGCCGCGGACATTCTGAACGGCGTGTATTCCGACCGTTTCACGGCGCTAATGCGCTTTCAGACGCAGCGTGCGCGCGAGCTCTACCGCGAGGCCGCGCTAGCGCTGCCCGAGGCGGACCGACGCGCGCAACGTCCGGGCCTGATGATGGCGGCCATCTATTACGACCTGTTGGCCGAAATCGAACGCGATGAATGGCGGGTGCTGCATCAGCGCATCTCGCTCACCCCCCTGCGCAAGCTGTGGCTGGCCTGGAAGACCTGGGTGGGCGGTGGCCGCGGCCTGCTACGCCGCCTGGCGCACGGCCAGGCGAAAAACAGCGCATGA
- a CDS encoding IS701 family transposase: protein MNAADRFDQYLEHLSEGLGHADRRAGLRGYCTGLMLPLSRKSVEPMAARVDPTHASARHQALHHFVAKAEWSHDEMLRRVCQWVIPKMDFTGGGWWIIDDTGFPKKGRHSVGVARQYCGVLGKQDNCQVAVSVSLASTQASLPVAWQLYLPEDWAADPERRLKAGVPEQMRFATKTQIALQQLQALLVAGAPKHCVLADAGYGVDNAFRQALSDMGLAYAVGVTSAVVVWPPGVVPLPPEPYSGMGRPPVMPRRTSALQPMSVKTLAQSLPSKAFQNISWREGTNETLTGRFAAVRVRHAGDNTGKARLRPEQWLLIEWPADEAEPRKYILSTLPEETPIHALVGIAYQRWRIERDYQDLKQDFGLGHYEGRGWRGFHHHAALSIAAYGFLMAERLEADKSVGGKKNFAARQVPPLPKDYIPRGSPARPAARDNFDHHAAPAAELSADRQTRAVSLLRQSKRKATLMT, encoded by the coding sequence ATGAATGCAGCCGATCGCTTTGATCAATACCTTGAACATCTGAGCGAAGGCTTAGGTCACGCAGACCGGCGCGCCGGCCTTCGCGGCTACTGCACAGGGCTGATGCTCCCCTTATCACGCAAAAGCGTAGAACCCATGGCTGCCCGGGTCGATCCCACGCATGCCAGCGCAAGGCACCAGGCGCTGCACCACTTTGTGGCCAAGGCTGAGTGGTCCCACGACGAGATGCTCAGGCGGGTGTGCCAGTGGGTGATCCCGAAGATGGACTTCACGGGCGGGGGCTGGTGGATCATCGATGACACAGGTTTTCCCAAGAAAGGCCGTCATTCCGTGGGCGTGGCCCGCCAGTACTGTGGCGTCCTGGGCAAACAAGACAACTGCCAGGTGGCTGTGAGTGTCTCGCTGGCAAGCACCCAGGCCAGCCTGCCCGTGGCTTGGCAGCTTTACCTGCCCGAGGACTGGGCAGCAGACCCCGAGCGTCGCCTCAAGGCTGGCGTACCCGAGCAGATGCGCTTTGCCACGAAGACACAGATCGCGCTGCAGCAGCTGCAGGCCTTGCTCGTGGCAGGCGCGCCCAAGCACTGCGTGCTGGCCGATGCGGGTTACGGCGTGGACAACGCCTTTCGCCAGGCGCTCTCTGACATGGGATTGGCCTATGCCGTGGGAGTCACCTCTGCCGTCGTGGTCTGGCCGCCCGGGGTCGTGCCGCTACCGCCAGAACCCTACAGTGGCATGGGCCGCCCGCCCGTGATGCCCAGGCGAACATCAGCACTTCAGCCTATGAGCGTCAAAACACTGGCCCAGTCCCTGCCGAGCAAGGCGTTCCAGAACATCAGCTGGCGAGAGGGCACCAATGAGACCCTGACTGGCCGCTTCGCAGCCGTGCGGGTGCGCCATGCAGGCGACAATACGGGCAAGGCGCGCCTGCGTCCCGAGCAATGGCTGCTCATCGAGTGGCCTGCAGATGAGGCCGAGCCGCGCAAGTACATCCTATCCACGCTGCCCGAGGAAACACCGATCCACGCGTTGGTCGGCATCGCCTATCAGCGCTGGCGCATCGAGCGCGATTACCAGGATCTGAAACAGGACTTCGGGCTCGGTCACTACGAGGGGCGTGGTTGGCGAGGGTTTCACCATCACGCCGCATTGAGTATTGCGGCCTATGGATTCCTGATGGCCGAGCGTCTTGAAGCTGACAAGTCTGTCGGTGGCAAAAAAAACTTCGCCGCACGCCAAGTGCCTCCCCTTCCCAAGGATTACATCCCCCGCGGCAGTCCTGCGCGCCCAGCGGCACGTGACAACTTCGATCACCACGCTGCGCCAGCGGCTGAGCTATCCGCTGATCGCCAGACTCGGGCAGTGTCCCTGTTGCGGCAGAGCAAGCGCAAAGCTACTCTTATGACATAG